One bacterium genomic region harbors:
- a CDS encoding energy-coupling factor transporter transmembrane component T encodes MSIYLEQDAVLYRLHPVTKIISLGCLLALSFTFNHPLYLIPLGLGIIGIGWAGKSLNNIRRIWPFLIGLIILIAVLIFISGIRLTTIRREAFSGPSLLYGLGMGIRLNMIILSGLFFLSTTKVEEFIFGLNKLRIPSKLILPLSLAFRLIPIFVDSGATVVAAQQARGLDLESGGLIRRMKAYLGLIIPIFLSGLQKTKYLAIALQSKGFGARGKRTFYLDFKISRADVISLGVLISLNLVCLWLRFQGYGIIH; translated from the coding sequence ATGTCTATTTACCTGGAACAAGATGCTGTCCTTTACCGTCTACATCCGGTAACGAAGATTATCTCTCTGGGGTGTCTTTTGGCTCTTTCCTTTACCTTCAATCACCCCCTTTATTTGATTCCTTTAGGACTTGGGATTATTGGGATCGGCTGGGCAGGAAAGAGCCTAAATAATATTCGACGGATCTGGCCATTCCTTATAGGGTTAATCATCTTGATAGCCGTTCTTATCTTCATTTCCGGTATAAGGTTAACTACTATACGCCGGGAGGCGTTCTCTGGACCATCTCTGCTCTATGGCCTGGGAATGGGAATCAGACTGAATATGATAATTCTTTCCGGCCTATTTTTCCTTTCTACGACCAAGGTTGAAGAATTCATCTTTGGCCTGAATAAACTTAGGATTCCATCTAAATTAATCCTTCCCCTTTCCCTGGCCTTTAGACTGATTCCTATCTTCGTCGATAGCGGGGCCACCGTAGTGGCCGCCCAGCAAGCCAGGGGTTTGGATCTGGAAAGCGGCGGCTTAATCAGACGAATGAAGGCTTACCTTGGCCTGATCATACCCATCTTCCTATCTGGTCTCCAAAAAACTAAATATCTGGCTATAGCCTTACAATCAAAGGGATTTGGAGCCAGGGGTAAAAGAACCTTCTATCTTGATTTTAAGATCAGCCGCGCTGATGTCATATCTCTGGGGGTGCTCATAAGCCTCAATCTTGTTTGCCTCTGGCTGCGATTTCAGGGATATGGGATTATCCACTAA
- a CDS encoding methylglyoxal synthase — translation MAYEKLKMAARKRIALIAHNARKEDILEWVKFNKDLLGRHILLGTKTTGDLISKEIGLEITTLKSGPLGGDQQIGSRIAEGEIDFLIFFWDPLESHPHDPDVKALLRIAVLYNIPVACNRASADFMVSSSLMTQEYERPIIDYISKIKRHAPSSD, via the coding sequence ATGGCTTACGAGAAGTTAAAAATGGCAGCCAGAAAGAGGATTGCCTTAATCGCCCATAATGCCCGCAAAGAAGATATCCTGGAATGGGTGAAGTTCAATAAGGATCTGCTTGGCAGACATATACTTTTGGGGACCAAGACAACAGGAGATCTCATCTCTAAAGAGATTGGGCTTGAGATTACCACTTTAAAAAGCGGGCCTTTAGGCGGGGATCAGCAGATTGGATCAAGGATAGCCGAAGGAGAAATCGACTTTCTCATTTTCTTTTGGGACCCCCTTGAGTCACATCCGCATGATCCGGATGTCAAGGCCCTTCTTAGAATTGCAGTCCTCTACAACATCCCGGTGGCCTGCAACCGAGCCAGCGCTGACTTTATGGTCTCCTCATCTTTAATGACGCAAGAATATGAGCGGCCGATCATTGACTACATCAGTAAAATAAAAAGGCATGCGCCCTCGAGTGATTAG
- a CDS encoding Rho termination factor N-terminal domain-containing protein: MKMAEVKAKAEELGIKPGRMKKEELIRQIQRTEGNFDCFGTATEGRCDQTDCCWQEDCLK; this comes from the coding sequence ATGAAAATGGCCGAGGTCAAGGCAAAGGCAGAAGAGCTCGGAATAAAGCCGGGCAGAATGAAAAAGGAAGAGCTTATCAGACAGATTCAAAGGACAGAGGGTAATTTTGATTGTTTTGGAACAGCCACAGAGGGCCGCTGTGATCAGACAGACTGCTGCTGGCAAGAGGATTGTCTGAAATAG